One segment of Anopheles stephensi strain Indian chromosome 3, UCI_ANSTEP_V1.0, whole genome shotgun sequence DNA contains the following:
- the LOC118510269 gene encoding fas-associated death domain protein, with translation MERISVQDHRAVYERMCKDYLNLKLLAQNACYDRARLERCKKSVQQEVLSCRKLSRVTEFDHLVMLLEQRNLLSLLKPDLIERFELVLDAKDVTCALAAYRSMLNSYYAAIRRFYLEDLRHRDRRTLLEKEVEKVKLHEAVETLARSPANTERDKYLQQRDKIYSLLQVEIGKSWKVFGRFLNVPPAELEEIEERNRLDLKTRIYEVLQSAEMQFPDDSLEQFVPVLLKALENSRRKDLKRKIESMLQ, from the exons ATGGAGAGAATATCCGTGCAGGATCATCGAGCCGTGTACGAACGGATGTGCAAGgattatttgaatttgaagCTATTGGCGCAGAATGCATGCTACGATCGAGCACGCCTGGAACGGTGTAAAAAGTCCGTGCAGCAGGAGGTACTTTCCTGCCGAAAACTGTCCCGTGTGACCGAATTCGACCATCTTGTGATGCTGCTAGAGCAAAGAAATCTTCTCAGCCTGCTAAAGCCGGATCTGATTGAGCGGTTTGAATTGGTGCTGGATGCAAAAGATGTTACCTGTGCACTTGCGGCGTACCGGAGCATGCTAAACTCGTACTATGCAGCTATTCGACGATTCTATCTCGAAG ATTTGCGCCACCGCGATCGCCGAACACTGCTGGAGAAGGAAGTGGAAAAGGTCAAGCTCCACGAGGCAGTCGAAACGCTGGCACGCTCGCCTGCAAACACTGAGCGAGATAAATATCTTCAACAGCGTGATAAGATTTACTCACTGCTGCAGGTGGAAATAGGCAAAAGTTGGAAGGTATTCGGAAGATTTCTGAATGTACCACCGGCTGAGCTGGAAGAGATCGAGGAACGCAACAGGCTCGATCTTAAAACGCGCATTTACGAGGTACTTCAGTCTGCCGAGATGCAGTTTCCGGATGACTCACTGGAGCAGTTTGTCCCCGTCCTTCTGAAAGCACTGGAaaacagcagaagaaaagattTGAAACGAAAAATTGAAAGCATGTTACAGTGA
- the LOC118510271 gene encoding eukaryotic translation initiation factor 4E1, which yields MAGKTNEEVEQQQQKNENENAEQTQSQELAEQSNAPETIDPECLIKHPLQHTWTLWYLEADRTKSWTDSMNEVTSFSTVEDFWSLYNHIRGPSEIKVGGDYMLFKSHIRPMWEDEANKHGGRWTLTIQKHLSDKYWLETVLCLIGEAFECSEQVCGAIVNVRQRIDKISIWTANYENHAAVMHIGKIYKDRLKLRESIQYQLHKDTMIKSSSSGTKTTYTV from the exons ATGGCAGGAAAAACCAATGAAGAAGTTGAG caacagcaacaaaaaaatgaaaacgaaaatgCAGAACAGACCCAAAGCCAGGAGCTGGCCGAGCAGTCGAACGCCCCGGAAACGATCGATCCAGAATGTCTGATCAAGCATCCGCTGCAACACACCTGGACACTGTGGTATCTGGAAGCGGATCGTACGAAATCATGGACTGACTCGATGAACGAAGTAACCAGCTTCTCTACCGTGGAAGATTTCTGGAGCCTTTACAATCACATTCGTGGACCGTCCGAGATCAAGGTGGGCGGTGACTACATGCTGTTCAAATCGCACATTCGTCCCATGTGGGAAGACGAAGCGAACAAGCACGGTGGCCGATGGACGCTTACCATTCAGAAACACCTGTCGGACAAATACTGGTTGGAGACG GTGCTATGCTTAATCGGAGAGGCGTTCGAATGCTCGGAACAGGTTTGCGGTGCGATTGTAAACGTTCGCCAGAGGATTGATAAAATCT CCATCTGGACTGCCAACTACGAGAATCACGCAGCAGTAATGCACATTGGAAAAATTTACAAGGATCGATTAAAGCTCCGGGAAAGCATTCAGTATCAGCTTCATAAAGACACGATGATCAAATCGTCCTCGTCCGGAACGAAAACCACGTACACCGTTTAA
- the LOC118510270 gene encoding uncharacterized protein LOC118510270: MDASSVNRKTRKSTKPQKAEETPPVFTVGKPLQLKRSVASQHGGKATRSRDVLQWDTTSRKSAAWSDNSSYFDSDDSCGSGRLRITWDADNNETQSNHSEGAESSGANSSINGAQALMQLKSSLEPRPLKRWSAVVTLKNTKIPVVYHKSMARQFPSKERTPEQMEMRRRNTEAARLSRAKMKMAEMMMEKEASELSTANAAIKHKIASQFVYANELRKMLEMSSVELSFFRRVGHRNNVDA; this comes from the coding sequence ATGGATGCTTCTTCTGTCAACCGAAAAACGAGAAAGTCCACGAAGCCGCAGAAAGCTGAGGAAACTCCTCCGGTTTTCACCGTTGGAAAGCCTTTGCAACTAAAGCGGTCTGTAGCGAGCCAGCATGGAGGAAAGGCAACCCGTTCCAGGGATGTTCTTCAGTGGGATACAACCAGCCGAAAGTCTGCAGCGTGGTCCGACAACTCCAGCTACTTCGACAGCGACGACAGCTGCGGCAGTGGCCGCCTTCGAATCACCTGGGATGCAGACAACAACGAAACCCAATCAAACCACAGCGAAGGAGCAGAATCAAGTGGTGCCAACTCGTCCATCAACGGTGCCCAAGCGTTGATGCAATTGAAGTCCTCATTGGAACCTCGTCCACTCAAACGATGGAGTGCAGTGGTCACGTTGAAGAACACCAAGATCCCGGTCGTTTACCACAAGAGCATGGCGCGCCAGTTCCCTAGCAAGGAACGTACACCGGAGCAGATGGAAATGCGTCGTCGCAACACCGAGGCAGCGCGACTCAGCAGGGCCAAGATGAAGATGGCagagatgatgatggaaaaagAGGCATCGGAACTGAGCACCGCTAACGCGGCCATCAAGCACAAGATTGCATCGCAGTTCGTCTATGCCAACGAACTTCGGAAGATGCTGGAAATGTCGTCGGTGGAGTTGAGCTTTTTCAGGCGGGTCGGGCATAGGAATAATGTAGATGCTTAG
- the LOC118510268 gene encoding sestrin homolog, producing MYSMVEYFGDMGQIGQDYGSKNSPTDSSNLDHVTKVIAYHPRYLDHFLNTQKFIMQCDGPLPYEYRNYIAIMAAARHKCTYLVNLYEEIFLANGYDPSWLKGLEHIPAKLRAISDINKILAHRPWLLNKEHIERLTKGQNSWSLSEVVHAIVLLAHYHSLSSFVFSCGLTQELDGASHKIENNNVLTQKTAFNRLNDLYNSQHPENLPNSEDGKIRPEVSVDALMQRMKHLSEKSDECSETELSNRFKHVEQQAAELPPVVRETPAEVPQQIGRYVDDPCFTYQDFARRGAENIPQTFRIQDYSWDDHGYSLVNRLYNDVGFYLDDKFRAAYNLTYYTIAGRTNVDTSKFRRAIWNYIQCIYGIRHDDYDYGEVNQLLDRSLKMFIKTACCFPERITKMDYDSVLVELQHSEKVHINLMILEARNQAELLYALREVMRYMT from the exons TATGGCTCAAAGAACTCGCCAACAGACAGCTCGAATCTGGACCATGTCACTAAGGTGATAGCCTACCATCCGCGATACCTGGACCATTTCCTAAACACACAGAAATTTATCATGCAGTGCGATGGACCGCTGCCGTACGAGTATAGGAACTATATAGCTATTATG GCTGCAGCCCGCCATAAGTGCACGTACCTGGTGAATCTGTATGAGGAAATCTTCCTGGCGAACGGTTATGATCCGAGCTGGTTGAAAGGGCTCGAACACATCCCGGCGAAACTGCGTGCCATTTCCGACATTAACAAAATCCTTGCCCATCGTCCGTGGCTACTAAACAAGGAACATATCGAG CGGCTTACGAAAGGTCAGAACAGTTGGTCACTGTCCGAGGTGGTCCACGCCATTGTGCTGCTCGCCCACTATCATTCGCTGTCCTCGTTCGTGTTTTCCTGCGGGCTCACCCAGGAGCTGGACGGTGCTAGTcacaaaatcgaaaacaacaacGTTCTCACCCAGAAGACTGCCTTCAATCGTTTGAATGATCTGTATAATTCTCAGCATCCCGAAAACCTCCCGAATAGTGAAGATG GTAAAATCCGTCCGGAAGTGAGTGTCGATGCATTGATGCAGCGTATGAAGCATCTGTCCGAGAAGAGTGACGAGTGTAGCGAAACGGAACTAAGCAATCGCTTCAAGCATGTGGAGCAGCAGGCGGCAGAGCTGCCCCCGGTTGTCCGGGAGACTCCGGCCGAGGTACCGCAACAGATAGGCCGCTACGTTGACGATCCGTGCTTCACATATCAGGACTTTGCTCGTCGTGGTGCGGAAAACATTCCGCAGACGTTCCGGATACAGGACTACTCCTGGGACGATCATGGATACTCACTAGTTAATAG ATTGTACAATGATGTTGGATTCTATCTGGATGACAAATTCCGGGCGGCCTACAATCTAACGTACTATACGATTGCTGGACGTACGAACGTCGACACGTCCAAGTTCCGTCGTGCCATATGGAACTACATCCAGTGCATCTACGGCATCCGCCACGATGACTACGACTACGGGGAGGTAAACCAGCTGCTCGATCGCTCGCTGAAGATGTTCATCAAGACGGCCTGCTGCTTCCCGGAGCGTATCACCAAGATGGACTACGACAGTGTGCTCGTCGAGCTGCAACACAGTGAAAAG GTTCACATCAATCTTATGATCTTGGAGGCCCGCAACCAGGCGGAGCTACTGTATGCCTTACGCGAAGTTATGCGATACATGACATGA